CTGTCTCGCTTCTGAGGCAAGGCTAGAAATCGCATCATAATCAATATCCACAGGAATTTTTTTGTTTTCCATTTTCTTCATACGCTCTACTTGCTGTAAAGACTTCTCGATATATCCTTCGTACTTAATCTGAATTTCAACTTGTTCTGTAATTTCATCATTTAATTCTAATTCACTTGGTACTAAAAGATGAATATGCTCATATGTCATCTCTGGACGACGTAATAAGTCACTTGCACGTATTCCATCTTTCAATTCGCTTCCACCAATACTACGAATTAATTCTTGAACTTCAGGACGCGGTTTAATAAAAATACTCTCTAACCGTTCCTTTTCCTGTTCAATTTGTAGTTTTTTATTTGTAAATCTCTCATAACGATCTTCTTTAATTAAACCAATTTCACGCCCAACCTCAGTTAGACGAAGATCTGCATTATCATGGCGTAATAATAAACGATATTCTGCACGAGACGTTAATAAACGGTATGGTTCATTTGTGCCTTTCGTTACAAGATCATCAATTAAGACACCAATATATGCATCAGCGCGACCTAAAATAACTTCTTTTTTACCTAAAGAACGACACGCTGCATTAATTCCAGCCATAAGCCCTTGTCCTGCCGCTTCTTCGTAACCAGAAGTCCCATTAATTTGTCCTGCTGTATATAAATTTTTAATTTTTTTCGTTTCAAGTGTTGGCCATAGTTGAGTTGGTACAATTGCATCATATTCAATTGCATAACCCGTACGCATCATTTCAACATTTTCCAGGCCAGGAATTGTTCTAAGCATTGCACGCTGTACATCTTCTGGTAAACTCGTCGATAAGCCTTGTACATATACTTCTTGCGTATTACGTCCTTCTGGCTCTAAGAAAATTTGATGACGTGGTTTATCGTTAAATCTTACTACCTTGTCTTCAATTGAAGGGCAATATCTAGGCCCTGTTCCTTTAATCATACCAGAATACATAGCTGAGCGATGTAAGTTTTCATCTATTAAACGATGTGTTTCTGTACTTGTATACGTTAACCAACATGGAATTTGATCCATAATAAATTTTGTCGTTTCAAAAGAGAAAGCACGTGGCTTATCATCACCTGGTTGAATTTCTGTTTTACTATAATCAATCGTATTACTGTTTACACGGGGAGGTGTACCTGTTTTAAATCTAACAAGATCAAAACCAAGTTC
This Bacillus mycoides DNA region includes the following protein-coding sequences:
- the mnmG gene encoding tRNA uridine-5-carboxymethylaminomethyl(34) synthesis enzyme MnmG, whose amino-acid sequence is MGYNAGSYDVIVIGAGHAGCEAGLAAARMGSKTLMLTINLDMVAFMPCNPSVGGPAKGIVVREIDALGGEMGRNIDKTHIQMRMLNTGKGPAVRALRAQADKFSYQHELKKTIEETPNLTLFQGLVERLIVEDGVCKGVITQAGAEYTAKTVVITTGTFLRGEIIMGDLKYSSGPNNQQPSITLSEHLEELGFDLVRFKTGTPPRVNSNTIDYSKTEIQPGDDKPRAFSFETTKFIMDQIPCWLTYTSTETHRLIDENLHRSAMYSGMIKGTGPRYCPSIEDKVVRFNDKPRHQIFLEPEGRNTQEVYVQGLSTSLPEDVQRAMLRTIPGLENVEMMRTGYAIEYDAIVPTQLWPTLETKKIKNLYTAGQINGTSGYEEAAGQGLMAGINAACRSLGKKEVILGRADAYIGVLIDDLVTKGTNEPYRLLTSRAEYRLLLRHDNADLRLTEVGREIGLIKEDRYERFTNKKLQIEQEKERLESIFIKPRPEVQELIRSIGGSELKDGIRASDLLRRPEMTYEHIHLLVPSELELNDEITEQVEIQIKYEGYIEKSLQQVERMKKMENKKIPVDIDYDAISSLASEARQKLKDVRPLSMGQASRISGVNPADVSILLIYIEQGKIARVSNQ